One window of the Bacillota bacterium genome contains the following:
- a CDS encoding arginine decarboxylase, pyruvoyl-dependent, which produces MLPTPTKFFVTAASAEGESKLTAFDKALLKARIGNVNLLRISSILPPKAEYVPDLTIPPGSLVPTAYGSIVSDVPGEIISAAVGVGISEDSFGVIMEFSGRCRKEEAEKAIEQMVREAFSVRNMPLADLKIAVVEHKVEKIGCAFAAVPLWY; this is translated from the coding sequence ATGCTGCCAACCCCCACCAAGTTTTTTGTCACAGCGGCCAGTGCTGAAGGAGAAAGTAAATTAACTGCATTTGACAAAGCGTTGCTCAAGGCCAGGATTGGTAATGTCAACCTGCTGCGGATCAGCAGTATTCTGCCCCCCAAGGCCGAATATGTACCCGATCTGACTATCCCTCCCGGTTCGTTGGTACCGACTGCCTATGGCTCAATCGTCAGCGATGTTCCGGGGGAAATCATCTCGGCGGCGGTTGGGGTAGGAATTTCTGAAGATTCGTTTGGCGTGATCATGGAGTTCTCTGGCCGCTGCCGGAAGGAAGAAGCAGAAAAGGCAATTGAACAAATGGTCAGAGAGGCTTTTTCTGTTCGCAACATGCCTCTGGCGGACCTGAAGATAGCGGTGGTTGAACACAAAGTGGAGAAGATCGGCTGCGCGTTTGCGGCAGTACCGCTCTGGTATTAA